A window from Malassezia japonica chromosome 1, complete sequence encodes these proteins:
- a CDS encoding uncharacterized protein (EggNog:ENOG503P6QC; COG:S; TransMembrane:3 (n2-13c18/19o59-79i86-103o142-162i)): MIGVTVALLLACSSFVFGILWVHWRADYVMLWQGTVSQRALLDALHYYTNTVGSSPEKYATVLVTIGTIQTLVLLFKMFAGKETNWLFDGASLFLVIASGILYKNKLLPFIESLPVTLPPPPANPVGDFQETLTSLRDVASAHLLLSLALIGIVLLQCGKYYSERLQERERNEEVDARLVRRLRQLQHDERVRNGEANPNAAPSPGGPGSST, translated from the exons ATGATCGGGGTGacggtcgcgctgcttctCGCGTGCTCGTCGTTTGTGTTTGGCATTTTGTGGGTGCACTGGCGCGCAGACTATGTGATGCTCTGGCAGGGTACTGTTtcgcagcgtgcgctgctcgacgcgctgcactaCTATACCAACACGGTGGGCTCTTCCCCGGAAAAGTATGCCACGGTGCTCGTGACGATCGGCACGATCCAgacgctcgtgctgctcTTCAAGATGTTTGCGGGGAAGGAGACCAACTGGCTCTTTGATGGTGCCAGCCTGT TCCTGGTGATTGCGAGCGGTATCCTGTACAAGAACAAGCTGCTCCCTT TCATCGAGTCGCTCCCGGTCAccctgccgccgccgccggcgaacCCAGTGGGTGACTTTCAGGAGACGCtcacgtcgctgcgcgacgtggccaGTGCGCATCTATTGTTATCACTCGCATTGATCGGTATTGTGCTGCTCCAGTGCGGCAAGTACTACAGCGAACGCTTGcaagagcgcgagcggaACGAAGAGGTAGATGCGCgtctcgtgcgccgcttgcgccagctgcagcacgacgagcgcgtgcggaACGGCGAGGCGAACCCCAatgcggcgccgtcgccgggcGGACCGGGGTCCAGCACGTAA